GGAGTCTTCCTGTGAATGGGGTCGCCCTGGCCGCGCGGAACCGCGCGATTGGTGCCTTGGGCGCCGCGGGGGAAGATAGCGCCTTTGCCCCCGCTCTGGCGAGGGAAAAGACGGATTCGCGCGAATTATAACAGCGTTACGTCACCGGCGATGATGCGCTCGGTCTGGCCGGAATCGGTCTCCAGCAGCAGGGCGCCGTCCTTGTCGAGGCCCCGGGCGATGCCCTCGCGTTTTTCGCCGCCGGGCGCCGAAACGCGCACACGCTTGCCACGGATGCCGGCGTATTCCTCCCAGCCCTTGCGGACCCATTCGAGGCCCTGGGCCTCGTAGTCGATGAGCGCCCGTTCGAGCTCGTCGATGAGGTGGGCGAGCAGCACTGCCCGGTGGGGCGGGGGCTCGGGCAGGGAGAGCTTGAGGCTCGTCGCGATCTCGGCGATCTCGGGCGGGAACTCGGTCCCGCTGACGTTGATGCCGATGCCCAGGATTACCCAGCGGGCGCGGTCGGCGTCCCCGGCCATCTCGGTGAGAATGCCGCAGCACTTCTTTTCGTGAATCAGGATGTCGTTGGGCCACTTGATCTGGGGGCGGACGCCGCAGACTTCCTCGAAGGTGCGGGCCAGCACGACCGCCGCGAGCAGGGTGAGTTGCGGGATGCGATGAATCTCCAGCTCGGGCCGCAGGATGATGGAGAAGTAGAGGCCCTCGCCGGGCTTGCTCACCCAGGTGCGTCCTAGCCGCCCGCGCCCGGCGGTCTGGGTCTCGGCAATGACCAGCGTGCCGTGGGGCGCGCCGGCCTCGGCCATTTTCGCGGCCTGCGTGCTGGTGGAGTCGGTCTCCTCGAAATAGTGGATCTCGGCGGGAAATTCCGGGCGGCCGTCGTCTTCGCCCAGGCAGCGCCAGATCTCCACCGGGTGGATCGTGTCGGGAATGAATTCGAGGCGGTATCCCTTGGAACTCTGGCTCTCGATGTCGTAGCCCAGCGAGCGCAGTTCGCTCACGTGGTTGGAGATCGCCGTGCGGGACCTGCCCAGCCGGTGGGCCAGATCGGCGCCGGAGACCCAGGCACCTTCGTTCTTGTCGAGCTCTTCGAGAATCTCAATTCGCGCTTTGAGTGCTTCGTCCATGCCTGTCTTGTAGCACGGGGCGGCCCCTGCTGGCCTGACGTAAATCAGGTGCTATGTTCGCGCCGCCTGCCGCCGTGGTCTCGTCCGGTGGCAAGGACGGAGCATTCCCCATGGAAGAGCCGGAAACCCCAGAATCC
The Chrysiogenia bacterium DNA segment above includes these coding regions:
- a CDS encoding biotin--[acetyl-CoA-carboxylase] ligase, which produces MDEALKARIEILEELDKNEGAWVSGADLAHRLGRSRTAISNHVSELRSLGYDIESQSSKGYRLEFIPDTIHPVEIWRCLGEDDGRPEFPAEIHYFEETDSTSTQAAKMAEAGAPHGTLVIAETQTAGRGRLGRTWVSKPGEGLYFSIILRPELEIHRIPQLTLLAAVVLARTFEEVCGVRPQIKWPNDILIHEKKCCGILTEMAGDADRARWVILGIGINVSGTEFPPEIAEIATSLKLSLPEPPPHRAVLLAHLIDELERALIDYEAQGLEWVRKGWEEYAGIRGKRVRVSAPGGEKREGIARGLDKDGALLLETDSGQTERIIAGDVTLL